One region of Nitrospirota bacterium genomic DNA includes:
- a CDS encoding DUF294 nucleotidyltransferase-like domain-containing protein, with amino-acid sequence MKSTKAPNYGNNIILEDVIGFLKKVPPFQFLGDTDLQAVARNLSMEFYPKDLVIMRQDGPPSDALRIIKKGGVKIVLVSDDGGEAVIDYRGEGETFGFLSMVGKDRVRTNVVAVDDTICYLLGQEMVRKLLDANRSFTEFFLQSHITRYIDKTYREMQDKSMFYGGSDRLLFTTQVGDMAVKNVVSTQEDTSIREAAQIMSEQSISSIVIRDRNGLPTGMVTDRDLREKVVARGRSVGEPVKNIMSTSLIRVDARDYCFEAVLKMIKYNIHHILVIKDGHLTGVITNHDMMMLQGTSPLSLTKDIESQQTIEGLIPVSKKINGIVGLLLKEGAKASNITKVITEINDRLVRKVLECAERKHGKPPVAYCWIGYGSEGRKEQTFKTDQDNAIITADPATEAEAEAAKIYFSVFAEFVRDSLLQCGFPTCPANYMASNPQWCQPIKVWKKYFSTWISTPTPEAVLNCVAFFDFRPMYGETSLAELLRDHLSALLKDQKVFLGYLANMAIKNQPPIGFFKSFVVEKGGVHKDELNLKIKGLAPLVDILRLFALEKGIRETSTMERIETLRSMHTIVEEYADDFEQAFEFIMLLRIHHQYEQIRNGVAPDNFINPNLLSNLEKRSIKGAFHLISKIQDLIIELYKALIW; translated from the coding sequence ATGAAATCCACCAAGGCGCCGAATTATGGCAACAACATCATCCTTGAAGACGTGATTGGGTTCCTGAAGAAGGTCCCGCCATTCCAGTTTCTTGGTGATACGGACCTACAGGCCGTTGCCCGGAACCTGTCCATGGAGTTCTATCCCAAGGACCTGGTGATCATGCGGCAGGACGGGCCGCCGAGTGACGCGCTTCGTATCATCAAAAAGGGCGGGGTGAAGATCGTTCTTGTTTCGGACGACGGCGGCGAGGCTGTCATCGATTACCGGGGAGAAGGGGAGACCTTTGGTTTCCTGTCCATGGTGGGCAAAGACCGGGTGCGTACCAACGTCGTGGCTGTTGACGACACGATCTGCTACCTCCTGGGTCAAGAGATGGTGAGAAAACTGCTCGATGCAAACCGTTCGTTCACTGAATTCTTCCTTCAATCCCATATCACCCGTTACATCGATAAAACCTACCGCGAGATGCAGGACAAGAGCATGTTCTACGGAGGGAGCGACCGCCTCCTGTTCACGACACAGGTGGGGGACATGGCTGTCAAGAACGTGGTTTCCACACAAGAGGACACGTCGATCCGCGAAGCGGCGCAGATCATGTCCGAGCAGAGCATCAGTTCGATCGTGATCAGGGACCGCAACGGCCTGCCCACCGGCATGGTGACCGACCGGGACCTCAGGGAAAAGGTCGTCGCACGGGGACGGAGCGTCGGGGAGCCGGTAAAGAACATTATGAGCACCTCGCTCATACGCGTGGACGCTCGGGATTACTGTTTCGAGGCCGTGCTGAAAATGATCAAGTACAACATCCACCATATTCTGGTGATCAAGGACGGCCATCTCACCGGAGTGATCACGAACCACGACATGATGATGCTGCAGGGGACATCGCCGCTCTCACTCACCAAGGATATCGAGAGCCAGCAGACCATCGAAGGGCTTATTCCGGTCTCGAAGAAGATCAACGGGATTGTCGGGCTGTTGCTCAAGGAAGGGGCCAAGGCGAGCAATATTACCAAGGTCATCACCGAGATCAATGACCGGCTCGTGCGCAAAGTTCTTGAATGCGCCGAGCGGAAGCACGGCAAGCCGCCGGTCGCCTACTGCTGGATCGGGTATGGGAGCGAAGGCCGTAAGGAGCAGACCTTCAAGACCGACCAGGACAACGCCATAATCACCGCTGATCCGGCGACGGAGGCCGAGGCGGAAGCCGCGAAAATATATTTCTCCGTCTTTGCCGAGTTTGTAAGAGACAGCCTGCTCCAGTGCGGGTTCCCGACCTGCCCGGCAAACTATATGGCGAGCAATCCCCAGTGGTGCCAGCCGATCAAGGTATGGAAAAAATATTTTTCCACCTGGATCTCGACCCCTACGCCGGAGGCCGTGCTCAATTGCGTGGCTTTCTTTGATTTCCGGCCGATGTACGGCGAGACCTCCCTGGCCGAACTGCTCCGTGATCATCTGAGCGCGCTTCTCAAAGACCAGAAGGTGTTCCTCGGTTATTTGGCGAACATGGCGATCAAGAATCAACCTCCCATCGGGTTCTTCAAGTCCTTTGTCGTGGAAAAGGGAGGGGTGCACAAGGACGAACTGAACCTCAAGATCAAAGGCCTCGCGCCCCTCGTGGACATCCTGCGGCTTTTTGCGCTCGAGAAGGGCATCCGGGAGACCTCCACCATGGAGCGGATCGAAACGCTGCGGAGCATGCATACCATCGTTGAGGAATACGCCGACGATTTCGAGCAGGCCTTCGAGTTCATCATGCTCCTCAGGATCCATCATCAGTACGAACAGATCAGAAATGGCGTGGCGCCCGACAACTTCATCAATCCAAACTTGTTGAGCAACCTCGAAAAACGGTCTATCAAAGGGGCATTCCATCTCATCTCGAAGATCCAGGACCTGATCATCGAGCTTTACAAGGCGCTGATCTGGTAG
- a CDS encoding DUF3786 domain-containing protein: MAETNNPGEDKAWEILTTLKPADVCKAASVSYDAVSLNYQVTSFGMDFIVSVRDRKISSTAPGSEVLLGKLGYFFRLSVLWYLVSAKDITCTNRPVKLEHIRGGDIFTRGSHVLPLDSVAKKYGKDREGFIDKGRNLGGEVMTYGDVSLRLAPLPRIPVTLTLWLEDDEFPARLDLLFDSTCEMQLSTDVIWSIAMMSVLIML; encoded by the coding sequence ATGGCGGAAACGAACAATCCCGGAGAAGATAAGGCATGGGAGATACTCACGACGCTGAAACCGGCGGATGTCTGCAAAGCAGCTTCTGTTTCCTATGATGCGGTGTCCTTGAATTATCAGGTGACATCATTCGGCATGGACTTCATCGTTTCCGTACGAGACAGGAAGATCTCAAGCACGGCTCCGGGGAGCGAGGTGCTGCTCGGAAAACTCGGCTATTTCTTTCGGCTCTCGGTCCTCTGGTATCTGGTGAGCGCCAAGGACATCACCTGCACCAACAGGCCCGTAAAGCTCGAGCACATCAGGGGCGGCGACATCTTCACCAGAGGATCACACGTCCTGCCGCTCGACAGTGTCGCGAAGAAGTATGGGAAGGACCGGGAAGGGTTTATTGATAAGGGGAGAAACCTTGGCGGCGAGGTCATGACGTACGGCGATGTTTCGCTCCGGCTTGCGCCCCTGCCGCGAATACCCGTTACCCTGACGCTCTGGCTGGAGGACGACGAATTTCCCGCCCGTCTTGACCTGCTGTTTGATTCAACCTGTGAGATGCAATTGTCCACGGACGTCATCTGGTCCATTGCCATGATGAGCGTGCTGATCATGCTCTGA
- a CDS encoding 3'-5' exonuclease gives MFRLIGKKEKKPQGFSAKTPITDVRYVVVDTELTGLDEKTDAIISIGAVRMTGGRIDLGDTFYRLVGPRAELRAANVLIHEIMPSDLAVQPAIDTVLAKFLDYAGNDVLVGHFISIDLEFLNREMKRLYGREIENAAIDTFTLDEWLRKRLKSHACFAKALSGYRLYDIAKSVGVPVNGSHNAIADAFTTAQLLQRFIPLLTEAGVHDIGELLKRGKPFEGGDRFRITGDFGNF, from the coding sequence GTGTTCAGACTGATCGGGAAAAAAGAAAAAAAGCCGCAGGGGTTCAGCGCCAAGACGCCGATCACCGATGTCCGCTACGTGGTCGTGGACACGGAGCTTACCGGGCTGGATGAGAAAACGGATGCCATCATTTCCATCGGCGCGGTGCGCATGACCGGCGGCAGGATCGATCTCGGCGATACATTCTACCGGCTCGTAGGACCGAGGGCGGAACTCAGGGCGGCCAATGTGCTTATTCACGAGATCATGCCGTCCGATCTGGCGGTACAGCCCGCGATCGATACCGTGCTGGCAAAGTTCCTCGACTATGCGGGGAATGACGTGCTCGTGGGACATTTTATCTCCATCGACCTCGAATTTCTGAACCGGGAGATGAAACGGTTGTACGGACGCGAGATCGAAAACGCCGCGATCGACACGTTCACGCTCGATGAGTGGCTCCGGAAACGGTTAAAGTCCCATGCCTGTTTTGCGAAGGCGCTCTCCGGATACCGGCTTTATGATATCGCGAAAAGCGTCGGTGTCCCGGTGAACGGTTCACACAACGCGATCGCGGACGCTTTTACGACCGCGCAGCTTTTGCAACGGTTCATCCCGCTCCTTACAGAGGCGGGGGTACATGACATCGGGGAACTTTTGAAGCGTGGAAAACCATTTGAAGGAGGTGATCGATTCAGAATAACAGGAGATTTCGGAAACTTTTAG